The following are encoded in a window of Salvia splendens isolate huo1 unplaced genomic scaffold, SspV2 ctg635, whole genome shotgun sequence genomic DNA:
- the LOC121790830 gene encoding protein CLAVATA 3 has product MAKTISILLLLALFLQPFSECSSRGASSMEIMHIHLFMEMKKKMALQKLILDQGPSGKNELPEDWQLRGVPAGPDPLHHNGHQPKKPQTP; this is encoded by the exons ATGGCAAAAACCATCTCCATCTTGCTCCTCTTAGCCCTCTTCCTCCAACCCTTTTCTG AATGCAGCAGCAGGGGAGCCAGCTCCATGGAGATTATGCACATacac TTGTTCAtggagatgaagaagaagatggcttTGCAGAAGCTGATCCTTGACCAAGGCCCCTCCGGCAAGAACGAGTTGCCGGAGGATTGGCAGCTTAGGGGGGTCCCAGCCGGCCCCGACCCGTTGCACCACAACGGCCATCAGCCGAAGAAGCCCCAAACTCCATGA